A section of the Campylobacter anatolicus genome encodes:
- a CDS encoding flagellar hook-length control protein FliK: MQTQTASNVADLFAVSPNKMVSTNKKNSDDRGEFLSLVLDAATNKAKKGEELTQDDVNQIIKEINQRVEIATKIQDEANVKITTDLEQNLDEAIKNELYENANFMQLLQVLEILNGGEKLSKFPNFSDKVASFLAVPKNVEELSNVKSVTDLLELSKRFDLGLEKLTITNDDVDILNNMFKNLGKSKFFTPILPKTNSIYSDNLIQKVEQAIILNQDNQNKKTTLNQLLQDITKETLKEQKNQPVTQTQVAQVVKDITKEITTPKIDVADESLETPDVINFTTKTDKYQSQKSVNLQSLLYPEREQNGENLEQNSEQSNQKKDSELNSMVRDISRAAQNQIQNRTAVRETLSNFSENLRDQIQNYKAPLTRVNITLNPMNLGEVEITMINRGNNLHINFNSTTNTMNLFLQNQAEFKANLVNMGFTELEMNFSDQQKQEREQKAYKKFAQNSQQQSESEDMEQPLLELVIPRYI, encoded by the coding sequence ATGCAAACCCAAACGGCTAGTAATGTGGCGGATTTATTTGCAGTTTCACCGAATAAAATGGTATCTACAAATAAAAAAAATAGTGATGATAGGGGTGAGTTCTTATCACTTGTTTTAGATGCAGCAACGAATAAGGCAAAAAAAGGCGAAGAGTTGACGCAAGATGATGTAAATCAGATCATAAAAGAGATCAATCAAAGAGTCGAGATAGCAACTAAAATCCAAGATGAAGCAAATGTAAAGATTACAACTGACTTAGAGCAAAATCTCGATGAAGCTATAAAAAATGAGTTATATGAAAATGCAAATTTTATGCAGCTTTTGCAAGTTTTAGAGATCTTAAACGGTGGAGAGAAGCTGAGTAAGTTTCCAAATTTTAGTGATAAGGTAGCGAGTTTTCTTGCTGTGCCTAAAAATGTTGAAGAACTTAGCAACGTTAAAAGCGTCACTGACTTGCTTGAACTATCTAAGAGATTTGATCTCGGACTTGAAAAACTCACTATCACAAATGACGATGTGGATATCCTTAATAATATGTTTAAAAATTTAGGCAAAAGTAAGTTTTTTACCCCTATTTTACCAAAAACAAATAGTATTTATAGTGATAATCTCATACAAAAGGTCGAACAAGCTATAATCTTAAATCAAGATAACCAAAATAAGAAAACTACACTCAATCAACTGCTTCAAGATATAACAAAAGAGACATTAAAAGAGCAGAAAAATCAACCTGTCACACAAACTCAGGTGGCTCAAGTGGTAAAAGATATCACAAAAGAGATCACAACACCTAAAATAGACGTAGCAGATGAGAGTTTAGAAACACCTGATGTTATAAATTTTACAACAAAAACAGACAAATATCAATCTCAAAAATCGGTAAATTTACAATCACTTTTATATCCAGAGCGTGAGCAAAATGGTGAAAATTTAGAGCAAAACAGCGAACAAAGTAATCAGAAAAAAGATAGTGAGCTAAATTCGATGGTGCGAGATATTAGTCGAGCTGCACAAAATCAAATACAAAATCGCACTGCTGTGCGTGAAACTCTGAGTAATTTTAGTGAAAATTTACGCGATCAAATTCAAAACTACAAAGCACCGCTAACTCGTGTAAATATCACGCTTAACCCTATGAATTTAGGCGAAGTTGAGATCACGATGATAAATCGTGGTAATAACTTGCATATAAATTTCAACTCAACTACAAATACGATGAATCTATTTTTACAAAATCAAGCTGAGTTTAAAGCAAACCTTGTAAATATGGGATTTACCGAGCTTGAGATGAATTTCAGTGATCAGCAAAAACAAGAACGAGAGCAAAAAGCGTATAAAAAATTCGCCCAAAACTCCCAACAACAAAGTGAGAGCGAAGATATGGAACAACCTTTGCTTGAACTAGTCATACCAAGATATATTTAG
- the typA gene encoding translational GTPase TypA, with protein MENIRNIAVIAHVDHGKTTMVDELLKQSGTFNEHQAVGERVMDSNDIERERGITILSKNTAIRYKNTKINIIDTPGHADFGGEVERVLKMVDGVLLLVDAQEGVMPQTKFVVKKALSLGLCPIVVVNKIDKPAGDPERVINEIFDLFVALDATDEQLEFPVVYAAAKNGYAKLNLDDENVDMQPLFETILAHVPAPSGSDENPLQLQVFTLDYDNYVGKIGIARIFNGKVAKNQNVMLMKADGTKTTGRISKLIGFMGLERADINEAGTGDIVAIAGFDALDVGDSVVDPNSPNPLEALHIEEPTLSVVFSVNDGPLAGTEGKHVTSNKIDERLRNEMKTNIAMKYENIGEGKFKVSGRGELQITILAENMRREGYEFLLGRPEVIVKEIEGVKCEPYEFLVIDAPDDCTGTVIEKLGKRKAEMTSMSPTGDGQTRIEFEIPARGLIGFRSQFLTDTKGEGVMNHSFLEFRPLSGSVEHRTNGALVSMENGVTLAYSLFNLQDRGVLFLDPQAKVYVGMIIGEHSRPNDLDVNPIKGKNLTNVRASGSDDAIKLVPPRKLSLERALEWIEDDELVEVTPINIRVRKRYLDPTQRRRMAKN; from the coding sequence TTGGAAAATATACGAAACATCGCCGTCATCGCACACGTCGATCACGGAAAGACTACAATGGTTGATGAATTATTAAAACAATCTGGAACATTTAACGAACATCAAGCTGTTGGCGAACGCGTGATGGACAGCAATGACATAGAGCGTGAGCGTGGCATTACGATACTTTCAAAAAATACCGCAATCCGCTACAAAAACACAAAAATAAACATCATAGATACGCCAGGACACGCTGACTTTGGTGGTGAGGTTGAGCGAGTACTTAAGATGGTCGATGGAGTTTTGTTGCTAGTTGATGCACAAGAGGGCGTTATGCCACAGACTAAATTTGTTGTTAAAAAGGCACTTTCTCTTGGGCTTTGTCCGATCGTCGTTGTCAATAAAATAGACAAACCAGCTGGCGATCCAGAGCGTGTGATAAATGAAATTTTTGACCTTTTTGTAGCACTTGATGCAACTGATGAGCAGCTAGAATTTCCAGTTGTTTATGCAGCAGCTAAAAATGGCTACGCGAAGTTAAATTTAGATGATGAGAACGTGGATATGCAGCCACTTTTTGAGACTATCTTAGCTCATGTCCCAGCTCCAAGTGGAAGCGATGAAAATCCTTTACAACTTCAAGTTTTTACACTTGATTATGATAATTATGTCGGTAAGATAGGCATTGCGAGAATTTTTAACGGTAAAGTAGCTAAAAATCAAAATGTTATGCTTATGAAGGCTGATGGCACAAAAACAACTGGTAGAATTTCAAAGCTTATCGGATTTATGGGGTTAGAAAGAGCTGATATAAACGAAGCTGGGACTGGTGATATAGTCGCTATAGCTGGATTTGATGCACTTGATGTTGGCGATAGTGTCGTCGATCCAAATAGCCCAAATCCACTTGAAGCACTTCATATAGAAGAGCCGACTTTAAGTGTAGTTTTTAGCGTAAATGATGGACCACTGGCTGGAACAGAGGGCAAACACGTAACGTCAAATAAGATAGATGAGCGTTTAAGAAATGAGATGAAAACAAATATCGCGATGAAGTATGAAAACATTGGCGAGGGTAAATTTAAAGTCAGTGGTCGTGGAGAGCTACAAATAACGATCTTGGCTGAAAATATGCGTAGAGAGGGCTATGAGTTCTTACTTGGTCGTCCAGAGGTTATCGTAAAAGAGATAGAAGGCGTGAAGTGTGAGCCGTATGAGTTTTTAGTCATTGATGCACCAGATGACTGTACGGGAACGGTCATAGAAAAGCTAGGTAAACGCAAGGCGGAGATGACATCTATGAGTCCGACAGGCGATGGACAGACTAGAATTGAGTTTGAGATTCCTGCTCGTGGACTTATCGGCTTTAGAAGTCAGTTTTTGACCGATACTAAAGGTGAGGGTGTGATGAATCATAGCTTTTTAGAGTTTCGTCCACTAAGTGGCTCTGTGGAACACCGCACAAACGGAGCTCTTGTATCAATGGAAAATGGTGTAACTTTGGCGTATTCGCTTTTTAATCTACAAGATCGTGGTGTGCTATTTTTAGATCCACAAGCAAAGGTTTATGTCGGTATGATCATTGGCGAACATAGTCGTCCAAACGATCTTGACGTCAATCCTATAAAAGGTAAAAATTTAACAAATGTTCGTGCTAGTGGCTCTGATGATGCTATAAAACTAGTCCCACCTAGAAAACTAAGCTTAGAGCGAGCTTTGGAGTGGATAGAAGATGATGAGCTAGTGGAGGTAACTCCTATAAATATCCGTGTCCGCAAACGCTACCTTGATCCAACCCAACGTAGAAGAATGGCGAAAAACTGA
- a CDS encoding flagellar basal body rod modification protein: protein MATSTSDIQSQFTSEKLKAAQDAKKATKANGTNPSAQLDKDAFLKLLLVELQYQDPTSPMDTEKMLTQTSQLATLEMQENTNSTMKELVGQLKTTSSMYSLAALGKMASIGSNSITTTDSTKDATLAMYFPNAVKNGTLQIKDTKNQVVKTMELKDLAQGVQKVAWDLKDDNGNKLPNGSYSVTATYTGTDGKSYTTQIGNYPVEAVKFVDGKAQVKIAGEYVSIDKIAEFYDMPSTSLSHS, encoded by the coding sequence ATGGCAACTTCGACATCAGATATACAATCACAATTTACATCAGAAAAGCTAAAAGCTGCCCAAGACGCAAAAAAAGCAACTAAAGCAAATGGTACAAACCCATCAGCACAGCTTGATAAAGATGCATTTTTAAAGCTTCTTTTAGTAGAGCTTCAATACCAAGACCCAACATCACCTATGGATACTGAAAAAATGCTAACACAAACAAGCCAGCTAGCTACGTTAGAAATGCAAGAAAACACAAACTCAACGATGAAAGAACTTGTAGGTCAGTTAAAAACGACGTCGAGTATGTATTCACTCGCTGCACTTGGTAAGATGGCTTCGATTGGGTCAAATTCTATCACTACAACAGATAGCACAAAAGATGCGACTTTGGCAATGTATTTTCCAAATGCCGTTAAAAATGGCACACTACAAATAAAAGATACAAAAAATCAAGTAGTAAAAACTATGGAGCTTAAAGATTTAGCTCAAGGCGTTCAAAAAGTAGCTTGGGATCTTAAAGATGATAATGGCAATAAGCTACCAAACGGTTCATATAGCGTAACAGCGACTTATACAGGCACAGATGGTAAGAGCTATACAACTCAAATAGGCAATTACCCAGTAGAAGCAGTAAAATTTGTAGATGGTAAAGCACAAGTTAAAATCGCTGGAGAGTATGTCTCTATCGATAAAATAGCTGAATTTTACGATATGCCAAGTACAAGTTTAAGCCATAGTTAA
- a CDS encoding DNA adenine methylase → MNYIGSKFKLSSWLKQEICKVVGVDLSDKTICDIFAGTGCIGRAFKPFVKKVISNDIEPYSYILNKNYIGNYAPIQNALNLISELNELTPIENGFIYTHYCNIEKSGRQYFSNENGKKIDAIRVKIQNLKDSLQIDDKAYCFLLASLIESADKVANTASIYGAFLKNIKKVQQL, encoded by the coding sequence ATGAACTATATCGGCTCTAAATTTAAACTCTCATCGTGGCTAAAACAAGAAATTTGTAAAGTCGTGGGAGTTGACTTGTCAGATAAAACAATATGTGATATTTTTGCTGGGACTGGTTGTATTGGTCGTGCGTTTAAGCCATTTGTTAAAAAGGTTATTAGTAACGATATAGAGCCATATAGCTACATTTTAAATAAAAACTACATAGGAAATTATGCTCCGATACAAAATGCATTAAATTTGATAAGTGAGCTAAATGAGCTTACACCGATTGAAAATGGCTTTATTTATACGCATTATTGTAATATTGAAAAAAGTGGCAGACAATATTTTAGTAACGAAAATGGTAAAAAGATAGATGCTATTAGAGTTAAAATTCAAAATTTAAAAGATAGTTTGCAAATAGATGATAAGGCTTACTGTTTTTTACTCGCTTCGCTTATTGAGAGTGCTGATAAGGTAGCAAATACAGCTTCAATTTATGGGGCTTTTTTAAAAAATATTAAAAAAGTGCAACAGCTATGA
- a CDS encoding DNA adenine methylase, with the protein MMTLRAAKFELSHNIHDVYCKVLYLDPPYNQRQYGANGKSYAKGKKVRRVKNMEQIT; encoded by the coding sequence ATGATGACTTTAAGAGCGGCTAAATTTGAACTAAGTCATAATATTCATGATGTTTATTGTAAAGTACTCTATCTTGATCCGCCATACAATCAAAGACAATATGGTGCAAATGGTAAATCTTATGCAAAAGGTAAAAAAGTGAGAAGAGTAAAAAATATGGAGCAAATAACGTAA
- a CDS encoding copper resistance protein CopD translates to MATIYEYTKIIHLFCAIIFLGYVFFDVVIFGRLKGILGTDFERVKQIITSKTIKIMPICVFLLVLTGGMMMSTWVGSKAGGYWQTPTQQVFMIKVILAFIIVCGVIFSLSCRALGKTPPAFIKQNLHSIVLVLGFFIVLFAKLMFMV, encoded by the coding sequence ATGGCTACGATATATGAATATACAAAGATTATTCATCTATTTTGTGCTATAATTTTTTTAGGTTATGTCTTTTTTGACGTTGTGATATTTGGGCGTTTAAAGGGTATTTTGGGTACAGATTTTGAACGAGTAAAACAGATAATCACAAGTAAAACTATCAAAATAATGCCAATTTGTGTGTTTTTACTCGTGCTTACCGGTGGTATGATGATGAGTACTTGGGTCGGTAGTAAGGCTGGCGGATACTGGCAGACACCAACTCAGCAAGTATTTATGATAAAAGTTATCTTAGCATTTATCATCGTTTGTGGTGTGATATTTAGCCTATCCTGTCGTGCATTAGGTAAAACACCACCTGCGTTTATAAAGCAAAATTTACATAGCATAGTGCTAGTACTTGGATTTTTTATAGTCCTTTTTGCAAAGCTTATGTTTATGGTTTAA
- the queF gene encoding preQ(1) synthase — protein MSEDIVQNEELQTQIGENMRYGEKILSEFDVNRDLEIWENKHEREYLIKIILPEFCCLCPRSGYPDFATINLEYIPNKFVVELKAIKLYINSFKNRNISHEDSINEIYDVLFKRLNPKYMKIVAVFNPRGNVHTTIEISSQSLIKLDKKTEDGSKSSTHSFDNMNNLKSIDNRKAGAKRISERDSKKDSSNSRNKINFKGSKDKNFSDEKPRKMANKEGFRKISFEGDKKPRVVKKDR, from the coding sequence ATGAGTGAAGATATAGTACAAAACGAAGAGTTACAAACACAAATAGGTGAAAATATGAGATACGGCGAAAAAATTTTAAGTGAATTTGACGTAAATAGAGATCTTGAAATTTGGGAGAATAAACACGAACGTGAGTATCTTATAAAGATAATTTTACCTGAGTTTTGTTGCCTATGTCCTCGCTCAGGATATCCTGACTTTGCTACGATAAATTTAGAATACATACCAAATAAATTTGTAGTTGAGCTAAAAGCAATTAAACTTTACATAAATAGCTTTAAAAATCGCAATATAAGCCACGAAGATAGTATAAATGAAATTTATGACGTGCTATTTAAGAGACTTAATCCAAAATATATGAAGATAGTTGCTGTCTTTAACCCACGTGGAAATGTGCATACTACTATTGAGATAAGCTCACAAAGCTTGATAAAACTAGATAAAAAAACTGAAGATGGATCTAAGAGTAGCACGCATAGCTTTGATAATATGAATAATTTAAAAAGCATAGATAATCGCAAAGCAGGTGCAAAGCGTATAAGTGAGCGTGATAGTAAAAAAGATAGCTCAAACTCACGAAATAAAATCAACTTTAAAGGCAGTAAAGATAAGAATTTCAGTGATGAAAAGCCACGCAAAATGGCTAATAAAGAAGGCTTTAGAAAGATAAGCTTTGAAGGTGATAAAAAGCCAAGAGTTGTCAAAAAGGATAGATAA
- a CDS encoding transcriptional regulator: protein MTGADLKQFCKEQNLTYKEFAELVGYTEAGIKTIVSRNEISESLEKSIELLKRVYELEAKLNDMQNLKNTLKNLLELK from the coding sequence ATGACTGGAGCAGACTTAAAACAATTTTGTAAAGAACAGAATTTAACTTATAAAGAATTTGCTGAACTAGTAGGCTATACAGAAGCAGGTATAAAAACTATCGTTTCAAGGAATGAAATAAGTGAAAGCTTAGAAAAATCAATTGAGCTATTAAAAAGGGTTTATGAGCTTGAAGCAAAACTTAATGATATGCAAAATTTAAAAAATACTCTTAAAAACCTACTCGAATTAAAATAA
- a CDS encoding YopX family protein, which translates to MRKIKFLAFYKVDKTIYEVSALDFENSEARLTGLITEEEIECPFYDIKLIQYTGLKDKDGYEIYEGDIVKISPKDDENNEIEAEIFYLQDTSAFTLKITSKGEVRYYPMDFADEIKAIGNIYMKI; encoded by the coding sequence ATGAGAAAGATTAAATTTTTAGCCTTTTATAAGGTAGATAAAACCATATATGAAGTTTCAGCCCTTGACTTTGAAAATTCCGAAGCAAGGCTTACAGGTCTTATTACCGAAGAGGAAATTGAATGCCCATTTTATGATATAAAGCTTATACAATATACAGGCTTAAAAGATAAAGATGGTTACGAAATTTATGAAGGAGATATTGTAAAAATATCTCCTAAAGATGATGAGAATAATGAGATAGAGGCAGAAATTTTTTACCTTCAAGACACGTCAGCTTTTACATTAAAAATTACTTCAAAGGGCGAAGTAAGATATTATCCTATGGACTTTGCAGATGAGATAAAAGCTATCGGTAATATTTATATGAAAATCTAA
- a CDS encoding tyrosine-type recombinase/integrase, producing MKDSGGYKVRNGKIYVFGTIDKVRYRFSVGKEATKENLTWIARNYWSVLLNLIDEKKMPKQSLKLSDFLLEVIELTAHKRSKSTQIDYISKAKRLIIPYFKAYELGDIKPFDIEQWQSEILKHYSTTTAKRLKNILNMALNKAYLNDIIPKNPLTLVDGFKIKHEKKEPYTIDEMLKILHFSTGWFRLFLHLAFTTGLRTGELMGLKKSDIDFKKRVIYVNRSITKGEIKESSEIKNHNRIVVLADYLVDELKAYDSGSEWLFVSRLNKPFSESKAITKHYFKPLLERIGVKYKTLYATRHTFISLLRNAGVSKDFVAELAGHSEAVSDKHYYKSALTEQKTKAINNVFYGLNLSSKAQVKAQ from the coding sequence ATGAAAGATAGTGGCGGATACAAGGTGCGAAACGGCAAAATTTACGTTTTTGGCACGATAGATAAAGTAAGATATAGATTTTCAGTAGGCAAAGAGGCTACAAAAGAGAATTTAACTTGGATAGCACGGAACTACTGGAGTGTTCTTTTAAATTTAATCGATGAGAAAAAAATGCCAAAGCAGAGTTTAAAGCTTAGCGATTTTTTGCTTGAAGTCATAGAACTAACTGCACATAAACGCTCAAAATCAACGCAAATTGACTACATTTCAAAGGCTAAACGGCTCATAATCCCCTATTTTAAGGCGTATGAGCTAGGCGATATTAAGCCATTTGATATAGAGCAGTGGCAAAGTGAAATTTTAAAGCACTACTCAACCACCACTGCTAAACGGCTTAAAAATATCCTAAATATGGCTTTAAATAAGGCATATTTAAACGATATTATACCTAAAAACCCTTTAACTTTGGTAGATGGTTTTAAGATAAAGCACGAGAAAAAAGAGCCATACACTATTGATGAAATGCTTAAAATTTTGCACTTTTCTACTGGCTGGTTTAGATTATTTTTGCATTTAGCTTTTACCACTGGACTTCGCACGGGCGAACTTATGGGGCTAAAAAAGAGCGATATTGACTTTAAAAAGCGTGTGATTTATGTTAATCGAAGCATAACAAAGGGCGAGATAAAAGAGAGTAGTGAGATAAAAAATCATAATCGCATAGTCGTTTTAGCTGATTATTTAGTAGATGAGCTAAAAGCGTATGATAGTGGTAGTGAGTGGTTGTTTGTTTCAAGGCTAAATAAGCCTTTTTCAGAGAGCAAAGCCATAACAAAGCACTATTTTAAGCCACTTTTAGAACGTATAGGAGTTAAGTATAAAACACTTTATGCTACACGCCACACGTTTATTAGTCTATTAAGAAATGCAGGTGTTAGTAAAGACTTTGTAGCAGAGCTTGCAGGTCATAGTGAAGCGGTTAGTGATAAGCACTATTATAAATCGGCATTAACTGAGCAAAAAACAAAAGCGATAAATAACGTCTTTTATGGGCTAAATTTAAGCAGTAAGGCACAAGTTAAGGCACAATAA
- a CDS encoding flagellar hook-basal body complex protein, whose translation MMRGFYNGVSGIKTQSFGMDVWSNNISNINNVGFKASTPEFKSIFYQTVHSAGNTPTSDQVGLGATRQTTALDMSNGSFQNTDNKFDMAIAGDGYFGVLGHDGNTYYTRNGAFDIDGAGNLVNSSGNFVLGTMNTLTPTTASISAMTKFGNTTQQIYTPSKIESINLNSANAQTAIKLPKFLYLASEPTTQVNFRGNLDSTRKSELTNSELDASSYTYSVDDTAKTISVSGKVKLSDSSLGYKAGDTITIKVTDASGKFSEFSTQLDKDGVWSIQDKEIRYLDTTNLNVSVIGTANLEVANTQKLSTEIYDASGVINKLTINLTKQVPQNKTGSIWNATATITDSTGAVLNTAQGELRFNTSGLLVSNTLNSVGSVALNFGGNGDPLAYDGITSSSNSTNNFNITKNGYDEGVLKDYEIDNNGNIVAVFDNARMFPVAKFALYHFQNDQGLDKMGDNLYTATANSGEPIFYTNKNGEVIYGATLSSYKLEMSNVDLGQALTEIIVVQKAYDASSKSITTSDEMIQTAINMKR comes from the coding sequence ATGATGAGAGGATTTTACAACGGAGTGAGTGGCATAAAGACGCAAAGCTTCGGTATGGACGTATGGAGTAATAATATCTCAAATATCAACAACGTAGGTTTTAAAGCTTCAACACCTGAGTTTAAAAGCATATTTTATCAAACAGTCCACTCAGCTGGAAATACACCCACAAGCGATCAAGTTGGTTTAGGAGCGACTAGACAGACAACAGCTCTTGATATGAGTAACGGTAGTTTTCAAAACACTGATAATAAATTTGATATGGCTATTGCTGGAGATGGATATTTCGGTGTTTTAGGACATGATGGTAACACATATTACACTAGAAACGGTGCTTTTGATATAGATGGAGCTGGGAATTTAGTAAATAGCTCAGGAAATTTCGTCCTTGGTACTATGAATACCCTTACTCCAACAACGGCAAGTATATCAGCGATGACAAAATTTGGAAATACGACACAACAAATTTATACGCCTTCAAAAATTGAGAGTATAAATTTAAACTCAGCAAACGCCCAAACAGCGATAAAACTACCAAAATTTTTATACTTAGCATCAGAGCCTACGACGCAAGTAAATTTCCGTGGAAATTTAGACTCAACACGCAAAAGCGAGCTAACAAATAGCGAACTAGACGCAAGTAGCTATACATATTCTGTTGATGACACGGCTAAAACTATAAGTGTGAGTGGAAAAGTCAAGCTAAGTGACTCAAGTCTAGGATACAAAGCAGGAGATACTATAACTATCAAAGTCACTGACGCTAGCGGTAAATTTAGCGAATTTTCAACACAACTTGATAAAGATGGAGTATGGAGCATACAAGATAAAGAGATAAGATACCTTGATACTACAAATTTAAATGTCTCAGTGATCGGCACGGCAAATTTAGAAGTAGCTAACACACAAAAACTATCAACTGAAATTTATGATGCAAGTGGCGTGATAAACAAGCTCACTATAAATTTAACCAAGCAAGTCCCACAAAACAAAACCGGCTCTATATGGAACGCCACTGCAACGATCACAGATAGCACAGGAGCGGTACTAAACACTGCACAAGGTGAGTTGAGATTTAATACTAGTGGGTTATTAGTATCAAACACACTTAACTCAGTCGGTAGCGTAGCTTTAAATTTTGGTGGAAATGGTGATCCACTCGCATATGACGGCATCACTAGCTCATCAAATAGCACAAATAACTTCAACATAACAAAAAATGGCTACGATGAAGGTGTTTTAAAAGATTATGAGATCGATAATAATGGCAATATCGTTGCAGTGTTTGACAATGCTAGGATGTTTCCAGTGGCTAAATTCGCCCTTTATCATTTTCAAAACGATCAAGGATTAGACAAAATGGGAGACAATCTTTATACCGCGACGGCAAATTCCGGTGAGCCGATATTTTACACCAATAAAAATGGTGAAGTAATCTACGGAGCAACTCTAAGCTCATACAAACTTGAGATGAGTAACGTAGATCTAGGTCAAGCTCTCACAGAGATAATCGTCGTACAAAAGGCCTATGACGCAAGCTCAAAGAGTATAACTACTAGTGATGAGATGATACAAACTGCGATAAATATGAAGAGATAA
- a CDS encoding DNA methyltransferase has protein sequence MSFNDLDLAQWKSCDIDTNSLWLIKERDKSGKHKNIYHGNFIPQIPYQLIKRYTKANQAVFEPFMGSGTTLFECENLNRKYIGFDINPKIVEYVSQNMGDSNFNDYFIANCNSLDSKMFNKNFILATQKLGINSVNFVLMHPPYMDIIKFTDDKNDLSQCDNIQDFMVKFKIICQNSLKILEKNCYFALVIGDVYKNSEVLPLSFYTMDMIKRNFKVKLKGVVVKNIEGNREKLNSSRIWRYRALKSDYYIFKH, from the coding sequence ATGAGTTTTAATGATTTGGATTTAGCTCAGTGGAAGAGTTGCGATATAGATACAAACTCACTTTGGCTTATAAAAGAGCGTGATAAAAGTGGAAAACATAAAAATATCTATCATGGCAACTTTATTCCACAAATTCCATATCAACTAATCAAACGCTACACAAAAGCTAACCAAGCTGTATTTGAGCCATTTATGGGAAGTGGTACTACTTTATTTGAATGTGAAAATTTAAATCGTAAATATATTGGCTTTGATATAAATCCAAAAATAGTTGAATATGTCAGTCAAAATATGGGCGATTCAAATTTTAACGATTATTTTATAGCTAATTGCAACTCTTTAGATAGTAAAATGTTTAATAAAAATTTTATCTTAGCAACACAAAAATTAGGCATTAATAGCGTAAATTTTGTGTTAATGCATCCACCTTATATGGATATTATTAAATTTACTGATGATAAAAATGACTTATCACAGTGTGATAATATCCAAGATTTTATGGTTAAATTTAAAATAATATGCCAAAATTCACTTAAAATTTTAGAGAAAAATTGCTACTTTGCTCTTGTGATTGGTGATGTTTATAAAAATAGTGAAGTTTTACCGCTTAGTTTTTATACTATGGATATGATAAAGAGAAATTTTAAAGTAAAGTTAAAAGGAGTAGTTGTAAAAAACATAGAGGGCAATCGTGAAAAATTAAACAGTAGTAGAATTTGGCGATATAGAGCTTTAAAAAGTGATTATTATATCTTTAAACACTAA